The Flavobacterium sp. 140616W15 sequence GAATTTTAAAGCATTACTCACCAAATTCATCAATACTTGAGAAAATCTCAACTTATCGCCAATTAAATATTCTGGGATATCTGGATCAATAATTACAGTAATCTGATTGTTATTTTTTTGAGATAAAAAAGACAACGAATTTTTAATCATATTAATCTCATCAGACATATTAAAAGTCCAGCTTTCTAGTACAATTTTATTTTCTTCAATTTTATTGATCTGAAGAATATCATTAACTAAAGATAATAAATACCTAGCAGAGAATTTCAAAGAACTCAAATGCTGACTTCTTGCCAATTCTTTATGTTCTTCCAGTAACATATTAGTTATTCCTACAACACCATATAAAGGTGTTCTTAATTCATGACTGATTGTAGATATAAATTGTGTTTTAAGAACTGAAGCTTCTTCTGCTTGCTCTTTGGCTTTAATAAGTTCTTCATTTGCAAATAACAACTTTGCATTGGACTTCTTTTTAAAAATAACGTTTTTATACAGCGTAACTATTAAAATCAGAAAAATACATGACGTTAAAATAAATAATAAAACTATTATTCTAGATTTCTTTAAACTCTGATCTTGAAGTCTTTTTTCAATTTCTATTTTACCAATCTGTCTTTTATACTCATCTAATTCTAGATTAAAGCCTGCTCTTTCTGCTTTTTTTAATTTTTCTTCATTATATATTTTTTCGTTTATTTCATTGTGCTTGATAATATACTTATACGCGCTTTTGTGATCTCCAATTTTATCCAAAAACTTAGAATACTCAATATACGAATACAATAAGTCCGATTTTTCAGCACCAGTAATTCCGCGTCTAATTGCTTCAATAAAATAACTGTGAGCTTTAGCATTATCTTTAATATGGGAATAATACATTCCGTTAAGCATATTAAACACAACAATTGTTGACTTATTGGATCGCTCCTTATGATGCTCCTTTATATAATCAAAATATGGTTGGGCTAATTTAAATTCGTCAATATCAAAATACGCCCATGTAATATTTAAATTAATTAAATAAACAAGTGCGGTATCTTTCTCTTTTTTACTGTACTCGAGAGATTTTATATAATACTCTATTCCTTTTTTGTATAGTTTTTTTTCAAAACAATACACATTACCTAAGTTATTATTAATTCTATTTTTTAAAACATTATTAGTTGTTTTATTAGCAAAGGAAAGCGCTTTTTTATAGTAGAATATTGCTTTGTCAAATTCTGAAAACTCATTGTAATTTGTAGCAATAATATTGTATGAGACAGCAATTAAGTTATTATTTTTAGCCATTAATGCTTGTTGCAATGCAACACGTGAAACAATCAATGATTTTTCAAATCGGATTCTTTTAAATACTTAAGCGCTACATTAGTGGTTTTTAAAATTTCATCCTCAGATGGTAATTCTGTTTTTGCTAATACTGGTTGCCCTAAACAAATCATCCAAAAAAAAACAAAAAGAATACGATTTACAGGCATAAATAGATAAAATTTTATCAAATATACATTTAAAAATAAAAAAAAGGAGTTGTATTCTATAAATAAAATACAACTCCTTAAAATATAATTATAAACAGAGAAGAATATCTCCTCTTGATAAAAATGTCCTTCCTTAAATCTCTTTCAGTTAACTATCAATCTCCTCAGGAGCATCAAAATTAATTTCTTTATCACCTTCCCATTTTCCTACTACCGATGTCGCAAGAGCATTTCCTAATACATTTGTTGCACTACGAAACATATCACAAAAGTGATCAATTGGCAGGATTATAGCAATTCCTTCAATAGGAATATCGAACATTCCACATGTAGCCGCAACAACAACCAAACTAGCCCTTGGCACTCCTGCAATACCTTTACTTGTCAACATTAAAACCAAAAGCATTACCATTTGAGTTCCTATGTCTAAATGTATACCATAGAACTGAGCAATAAAAATACTTGCAAAAGTCATATACATCATACTACCATCAAGATTAAAAGAATAACCCAACGGCAACATAAACGAAACAATTTTATCTTTTACTCCAAATTCCTCTAACTCTTCAGTTAATTTAGGAAAAACAGCTTCACTACTTGTAGTCCCAAAAGCAATTGCAACAGGTCCAGTAATACGTCTTAATAATTCAGTCATTCTCCCTTTTAGAAAAATATAACCTACTAAAATTAAAACAACCCACAAAGAACTAATCCCGATTAAAAATGATCCGAAAAATTTAAAATATGTAATCGCTAATTCTCCAGCATCTCTTACTGCAAATACCCCAGCAATGGCTCCAAAAACTCCAATTGGAGCAAAGTTCATTACGTAGTTTACCATTTTAAGAACAATATGTGAGACTTTGTCTAAAGCATTTATAACAGGTTTCACACTGCTTCCTAATGAAGCTGCTGCTAATCCAAAAAATATAGAAAAAACAACAATCTGCAATATTTCATTAGTTGCCATTGCCTCAAAAATACTCTTAGGAACGATATGCTCAACAAAATTTTCAAATGATAAAGTTGTTGTTTTAGCTGTTACTTCAGTCGCCGCAGTCATATCAACATGATCTAATTTTAACCCAACTCCTGGCTGAAGGATATTGATATAAAACAACCCTATTAACAATGATACAAAAGAAGCTGTAAAAAACCATGCTAAAGCTTTTCCTCCAATTCTACCTACTGTTTTTATATCCCCTAATTTAGCAATTCCAACAACTAAAGTTGTAAACACCAAGGGAGAAATTATCATTTGTACCAAACGAATGAATATAGTAGCTAGCATCTTTATCTTATTACTAAACTCTACTGCTGCTTCATGTGAAATTGTATTATGCAATATAATACCTAATGTAGCACCAAGAAACATTGCGATAAGAATTTGCCCAGTTAGGCCTCTGAAAAAAGATGTTTTTTTGGTTTCTGTTTTATTATTCATCAAGTGTTTTTTTATTAATTAAATATAAGACGCTCTCCTGTCTTACGTATTTCTCTAATATGTTTTGTTTATCAAATGAAAATCTGCAAGAACTATTGCTGCCATAGCCTCAACAATTGGTACAGCTCTAGGAACAACACATGGATCGTGGCGCCCCTTACCGGTCATTGGTGTGATATTTCCTTTATTATCCAATGAGTCTTGAGTTTGCATAATTGTTGCAACAGGTTTAAAAGCTACTCTAAAGTAAATATCCATTCCGTTACTAATTCCTCCCTGAATACCTCCAGATAGATTGGTTTTGGTAGTTCCATCAGTATTATATAAATCATTATGTTGACTTCCTTTCATTTCTGACCCCGAAAAACCACTTCCATATTCAAAACCTTTTACAGCATTAATAGAAAGCATAGCTTTCCCCAATTCTGCATGTAGTTTATCAAAAACAGGTTCACCTAAACCCACAGGTACATTTTGAATCACACATGACACAACACCACCTACGGTATCTCCTTGTTTTCTTATATCTCTAATATATTCTTCCATCGTTGCCGCTTTTACTTCATCAGGGCAACGAACGGGATTACTTTCTATTTTAGAAAAATCCAATTCCTGA is a genomic window containing:
- a CDS encoding response regulator; translation: MIVSRVALQQALMAKNNNLIAVSYNIIATNYNEFSEFDKAIFYYKKALSFANKTTNNVLKNRINNNLGNVYCFEKKLYKKGIEYYIKSLEYSKKEKDTALVYLINLNITWAYFDIDEFKLAQPYFDYIKEHHKERSNKSTIVVFNMLNGMYYSHIKDNAKAHSYFIEAIRRGITGAEKSDLLYSYIEYSKFLDKIGDHKSAYKYIIKHNEINEKIYNEEKLKKAERAGFNLELDEYKRQIGKIEIEKRLQDQSLKKSRIIVLLFILTSCIFLILIVTLYKNVIFKKKSNAKLLFANEELIKAKEQAEEASVLKTQFISTISHELRTPLYGVVGITNMLLEEHKELARSQHLSSLKFSARYLLSLVNDILQINKIEENKIVLESWTFNMSDEINMIKNSLSFLSQKNNNQITVIIDPDIPEYLIGDKLRFSQVLMNLVSNALKFTKNGEVYIIANLVEVIGKANFIEFQIKDTGMGIAVIDQDKIFEKFVQVGRNEEDYQGTGLGLTIVKRLLGLFGSTISLESNIGKGTVFTFTIVFEHDLEKTKSIINEIQVDLTCSQMFKVLVVEDNLINQIVTKKIIEKNNYSCTVVDDGYAALEILDIEDFDVVLMDINMPMMNGFETTRKIRLKGIKTPIVALTAFDKDEITDEAISAGINDIIIKPFESVKLFKIINCLIVETKNVG
- a CDS encoding dicarboxylate/amino acid:cation symporter, with translation MNNKTETKKTSFFRGLTGQILIAMFLGATLGIILHNTISHEAAVEFSNKIKMLATIFIRLVQMIISPLVFTTLVVGIAKLGDIKTVGRIGGKALAWFFTASFVSLLIGLFYINILQPGVGLKLDHVDMTAATEVTAKTTTLSFENFVEHIVPKSIFEAMATNEILQIVVFSIFFGLAAASLGSSVKPVINALDKVSHIVLKMVNYVMNFAPIGVFGAIAGVFAVRDAGELAITYFKFFGSFLIGISSLWVVLILVGYIFLKGRMTELLRRITGPVAIAFGTTSSEAVFPKLTEELEEFGVKDKIVSFMLPLGYSFNLDGSMMYMTFASIFIAQFYGIHLDIGTQMVMLLVLMLTSKGIAGVPRASLVVVAATCGMFDIPIEGIAIILPIDHFCDMFRSATNVLGNALATSVVGKWEGDKEINFDAPEEIDS
- the aroC gene encoding chorismate synthase, giving the protein MAGNSYGTLFKITTFGESHGEALGGIIDGCPSGITLDLEAIQFEMSRRKPGQSAIVTQRKEPDDVQFLSGVFEGKTTGTPIGFIIPNTNQKSDDYSHIKDNYRPSHADYVYDKKYGFRDYRGGGRSSARETASRVVAGAIAKQMLPNIKINAYVSSVGPIHLDTPYQELDFSKIESNPVRCPDEVKAATMEEYIRDIRKQGDTVGGVVSCVIQNVPVGLGEPVFDKLHAELGKAMLSINAVKGFEYGSGFSGSEMKGSQHNDLYNTDGTTKTNLSGGIQGGISNGMDIYFRVAFKPVATIMQTQDSLDNKGNITPMTGKGRHDPCVVPRAVPIVEAMAAIVLADFHLINKTY